In Flavobacterium sp. N1736, the following are encoded in one genomic region:
- the purN gene encoding phosphoribosylglycinamide formyltransferase: protein MKKIVVFASGSGTNAENIIKYFSNTKIAKVVSVFTNNASAKVIERAKNHQIPVEIFSKNELLERNVLQKIQEIDPDLIILAGFLLKFPENIIEKYPNKIINIHPALLPNYGGKGMYGMHIHRAIINNKEKETGISIHYVNENYDEGGIIFQKNIALTDEDTPETVAEKIHELEQKYFPEIIQSILEK, encoded by the coding sequence ATGAAAAAAATTGTTGTTTTTGCCTCAGGATCAGGAACTAATGCAGAAAACATTATAAAATATTTTTCGAATACCAAAATTGCAAAAGTGGTTTCTGTTTTTACAAATAATGCATCTGCAAAAGTTATCGAAAGAGCAAAAAATCATCAAATTCCGGTCGAAATCTTCTCAAAAAACGAACTTTTGGAGCGAAACGTATTACAAAAAATACAAGAAATCGACCCGGACCTAATAATTCTGGCTGGTTTTTTATTGAAGTTCCCGGAAAACATAATCGAGAAATATCCTAATAAAATAATCAACATTCATCCGGCACTTTTACCCAATTATGGAGGCAAAGGAATGTACGGAATGCACATACACAGGGCCATAATCAATAATAAGGAAAAAGAAACCGGAATTTCGATTCATTATGTAAATGAAAATTATGATGAAGGCGGAATTATTTTCCAGAAAAATATAGCGCTCACAGACGAAGATACTCCAGAAACCGTCGCCGAAAAGATTCACGAACTGGAACAAAAGTATTTTCCGGAAATAATTCAATCTATATTGGAGAAATAA
- a CDS encoding acyl carrier protein: protein MSDIASRVKAIIVDKLGVDENEVVTEASFTNDLGADSLDTVELIMEFEKEFDIQIPDDQAENIATVGQAISYIEEAKK from the coding sequence ATGTCAGACATTGCATCAAGAGTAAAAGCGATTATCGTAGACAAATTAGGTGTTGACGAAAACGAAGTTGTAACAGAAGCAAGCTTCACTAATGATTTAGGAGCTGACTCATTAGACACTGTTGAGCTTATTATGGAATTCGAGAAAGAATTTGATATTCAAATTCCAGACGATCAAGCAGAAAACATTGCTACTGTTGGTCAAGCTATTTCTTATATCGAGGAAGCTAAAAAATAA
- the fabF gene encoding beta-ketoacyl-ACP synthase II has protein sequence MTLKRVVVTGLGALTPIGNNIQDYWEALVNGVSGAAPITYYDTEKHKTKFACEVKNFNIEDYMDRKESRRLDKFAQYAVAASDEAIKDAGLTDDNIDKTRVGVIWGAGIGGLETFQEEVIYYAKGDGTPKFNPFFIPKMIADIAPAHISMRNGYMGPNYTTVSACASSANALIDAFNYIRLGMCDVIVSGGSEAAITIAGMGGFNSMHALSTRNESPETASRPFDATRDGFVLGEGAGALVLEEYEHAKARGAKIYCEIGGGGMSSDAYHLTAPHPEGIGVIAVMKNTLRDAGMNPEDVDHINTHGTSTPLGDVAELKAISAVFGEHAKNININSTKSMTGHLLGAAGAIEAIASILAMQHSIVPPTINHTVVDENIDPSLNLTLNKPQKREVNVAMSNTFGFGGHNACVLFKKLVD, from the coding sequence ATGACGTTAAAGCGAGTTGTTGTAACAGGATTAGGTGCTCTTACTCCTATCGGGAATAATATCCAGGATTATTGGGAGGCACTTGTGAATGGGGTTAGCGGAGCCGCTCCTATCACGTATTATGATACAGAGAAGCATAAAACGAAATTTGCTTGTGAGGTAAAAAACTTCAATATTGAAGATTACATGGATCGCAAGGAATCTCGAAGACTAGATAAATTCGCTCAATACGCTGTTGCTGCAAGTGACGAAGCTATTAAAGATGCCGGACTTACTGATGATAATATCGACAAAACAAGAGTTGGTGTTATTTGGGGAGCAGGAATTGGAGGTTTAGAGACTTTTCAGGAAGAAGTAATTTATTACGCTAAAGGAGACGGAACGCCAAAATTCAATCCGTTTTTTATTCCAAAAATGATTGCCGATATTGCACCAGCGCACATTTCGATGCGTAACGGTTATATGGGTCCAAATTATACGACAGTTTCTGCATGTGCATCTTCTGCAAATGCATTAATTGATGCTTTCAATTACATTCGTTTAGGAATGTGTGATGTTATTGTATCCGGTGGTTCAGAAGCTGCCATTACGATTGCAGGTATGGGAGGTTTTAACTCTATGCACGCTTTATCAACACGAAATGAGAGCCCTGAAACAGCTTCAAGACCTTTTGATGCAACCAGAGATGGTTTCGTTTTAGGAGAAGGCGCAGGAGCTTTGGTTCTTGAAGAATATGAGCATGCAAAAGCAAGAGGCGCAAAAATTTATTGTGAAATTGGCGGAGGCGGAATGTCATCTGATGCTTACCATTTAACGGCACCACATCCGGAAGGAATTGGCGTTATTGCTGTAATGAAAAATACATTAAGAGATGCCGGAATGAATCCTGAAGATGTTGATCACATCAACACACATGGAACTTCTACTCCGTTAGGAGATGTTGCCGAACTAAAAGCGATTAGCGCTGTTTTTGGTGAACATGCAAAAAACATCAATATCAACTCTACAAAATCAATGACAGGACACTTACTTGGTGCTGCCGGAGCTATTGAAGCAATTGCTTCTATCTTGGCAATGCAACACAGTATTGTTCCTCCTACGATTAATCACACTGTTGTAGATGAAAACATTGATCCGTCATTAAACCTTACTCTGAACAAACCTCAAAAAAGAGAGGTAAATGTTGCTATGAGTAATACTTTTGGTTTTGGTGGACACAATGCGTGTGTATTGTTTAAAAAATTAGTTGACTAG
- the rnc gene encoding ribonuclease III, with product MNIIKKIFSKSRSQEDGIFFDTIQKILGFEPVSVDFYKKAFTHRSSNKLDEHGNPINYERLEFLGDAMLSAVIAAHLFNKAPNGDEGYLTKMRSKIVSREHLNELGKDLNLVRFVESKVPVQHFGENIHGNIFESLVGAIYLDRGYSFCEKFIQKRVITPYVDIARLEGKVISYKSLVIEWCQKEKRIFHYDIFEDNGIDGQRLFGVKLSIDDKVIARARATSKKKAEEKASQRAYFAFQEKIDKK from the coding sequence ATGAATATTATCAAAAAAATATTTTCAAAATCCCGTTCTCAAGAAGACGGGATTTTTTTTGACACTATTCAGAAAATACTTGGTTTTGAGCCTGTTTCCGTAGACTTTTATAAGAAAGCATTTACGCACCGATCATCAAATAAATTGGATGAACACGGAAATCCAATTAATTATGAAAGATTAGAATTTTTAGGCGATGCTATGTTAAGTGCCGTAATTGCTGCACATTTGTTTAACAAAGCACCAAATGGCGATGAAGGTTATTTAACCAAAATGCGTTCTAAAATTGTAAGTCGTGAACATTTAAATGAATTAGGAAAAGATTTAAACCTGGTTCGTTTTGTAGAAAGTAAAGTACCGGTACAGCATTTTGGAGAAAATATTCATGGTAATATTTTCGAATCACTTGTTGGCGCTATTTATTTGGATAGAGGATATTCGTTTTGCGAAAAATTTATTCAAAAAAGAGTAATCACGCCATATGTTGATATTGCAAGGCTTGAAGGAAAAGTAATTAGTTATAAAAGTTTGGTTATCGAATGGTGTCAAAAAGAAAAGAGAATCTTTCATTATGATATTTTTGAAGATAACGGTATTGACGGCCAACGCTTGTTTGGTGTAAAATTAAGTATAGACGATAAAGTAATTGCTAGAGCAAGAGCTACTTCAAAAAAGAAAGCAGAAGAAAAGGCATCGCAACGTGCATATTTTGCCTTTCAGGAAAAGATAGATAAGAAATAA
- a CDS encoding IPExxxVDY family protein: MAIHRLDLDEFDEIDYYLMAIHTSLEDYRLAYFINKKLPVNLSKSKNEIHAQTKEGQANFSRFYYYDSEKAVAWNLIQNKNEIISVSTNDFQNLFSNETSEVSTTIHLLPEFKKVDFFLKIENSDEAIDFSEIQQQLNTIESIAAIYVVDTNKIKSKNNLIF; the protein is encoded by the coding sequence ATGGCAATTCATAGATTGGATTTAGACGAATTTGACGAAATTGATTATTATTTAATGGCAATTCATACTTCATTAGAAGATTATAGACTGGCCTATTTTATCAATAAAAAACTTCCTGTTAATTTAAGTAAGAGCAAAAACGAGATCCATGCTCAAACTAAGGAAGGACAGGCAAATTTTTCTAGGTTTTATTATTATGATTCTGAAAAAGCCGTTGCGTGGAATCTAATTCAGAATAAAAATGAAATCATTTCAGTGAGTACAAATGATTTCCAGAATTTGTTTTCTAATGAAACAAGTGAGGTTTCAACAACAATTCATTTACTTCCTGAATTTAAAAAGGTAGATTTTTTCCTGAAAATAGAGAATAGTGACGAGGCTATTGATTTTTCAGAAATTCAACAACAATTAAATACCATCGAGAGCATCGCCGCTATTTATGTCGTTGATACCAATAAAATAAAATCAAAAAACAATTTAATTTTTTAA
- the pyk gene encoding pyruvate kinase — protein sequence MLTNKKTKIVATLGPACSTREIIKDMIEAGVNVFRINFSHADYEGVKDKINIIRGLNDEFGYTTAILGDLQGPKLRVGVMEEGTVVHDGDLITFTTAEDILGTAQKVFMKYQNFPNDVNPGERILLDDGKLIFEIISTDKKTEVVAKVIQGGELKSKKGVNLPNTKISLPALTEKDIADAIFAIEQKVDWIALSFVKTPRDLQDLQELIAKHSEYKIPIVAKIEMPEALENIDKIIAYCDGLMVARGDLGVELPAHEVPLVQKDLIRRAKTARIPVIVATQMMETMITSLTPTRAEVNDVANSVMDGADAVMLSGETATGNYPVQVIQKMTQICEAVEDSPLIQVPQNTPQIKTKRFVTKTVCHQAALLANEIKAKAICTLTNSGYTAFQISAWRPSSHILVFTSNKRILTQLNLLWGVKSYFYDKDESTDDTVTDVNEIAVQKGYAVKGDYLINLAAMPIKDKGMVNTMRVSEIE from the coding sequence ATGCTAACAAACAAAAAAACTAAAATTGTAGCTACACTTGGACCTGCATGTAGTACGAGAGAGATTATCAAAGATATGATCGAAGCAGGTGTTAATGTGTTTAGAATCAATTTTTCGCATGCAGATTACGAAGGAGTAAAAGACAAAATTAATATCATTAGAGGTCTAAACGACGAGTTTGGTTACACAACTGCAATCCTTGGAGATTTACAGGGACCAAAACTTAGAGTTGGAGTAATGGAAGAAGGAACAGTTGTACATGATGGTGATTTAATTACTTTTACAACTGCCGAAGATATTTTAGGAACAGCTCAAAAAGTGTTCATGAAATATCAAAATTTTCCAAATGATGTTAATCCTGGAGAGCGTATTTTGCTTGATGACGGAAAACTTATTTTTGAAATTATTTCTACAGATAAAAAGACAGAAGTTGTTGCTAAAGTAATTCAGGGTGGAGAATTAAAATCTAAAAAAGGAGTTAATTTACCAAACACTAAAATTTCTTTACCGGCTTTAACTGAAAAAGATATTGCAGATGCTATTTTTGCTATCGAACAAAAAGTAGACTGGATCGCACTTTCGTTTGTAAAAACACCTCGCGATTTGCAAGATTTGCAAGAATTAATTGCGAAGCATTCTGAATACAAAATTCCAATTGTTGCTAAAATTGAAATGCCGGAAGCTTTAGAAAATATTGATAAAATTATAGCTTATTGCGATGGTCTTATGGTAGCGCGTGGAGATTTAGGAGTTGAACTTCCTGCACACGAAGTACCATTGGTTCAAAAAGATTTGATTCGCAGAGCAAAAACTGCCAGAATTCCTGTTATCGTTGCCACACAAATGATGGAAACAATGATTACAAGTTTAACACCAACAAGAGCCGAAGTAAATGACGTTGCAAACTCTGTAATGGACGGTGCAGATGCTGTAATGTTGTCTGGAGAAACTGCTACAGGAAACTATCCGGTACAAGTTATTCAAAAAATGACTCAAATTTGTGAGGCAGTTGAGGATTCTCCGCTTATTCAGGTTCCACAAAATACACCGCAAATTAAAACAAAACGTTTTGTTACAAAAACAGTTTGTCATCAGGCAGCTTTATTGGCAAACGAAATCAAAGCAAAAGCAATTTGTACGTTAACAAATAGCGGATATACAGCTTTCCAAATTTCGGCCTGGAGACCATCTTCACACATTTTGGTGTTTACTTCAAACAAAAGAATCTTAACACAATTGAATTTATTATGGGGAGTAAAATCATACTTCTACGATAAAGACGAAAGTACAGATGATACTGTTACTGATGTTAACGAAATTGCAGTTCAAAAAGGTTATGCTGTAAAAGGTGATTATTTAATTAATCTTGCAGCAATGCCAATTAAAGATAAAGGAATGGTAAATACCATGAGAGTATCTGAAATAGAATAG
- a CDS encoding arylsulfatase yields MKQSKLKIEFRNSIMLFALVCFSVIQAQNTKKPNILIIWGDDIGTTNVSAYSDGLMGYMTPNIDRVGNEGIRFLHYYAEQSCTAGRAALITGQHGIRTGLTKVGFPGAPMGMSQLDPTIAGVLKQLGYATGQFGKNHLGDRNESLPTVNGFDEFFGNLYHLNAEEEPELPDYPKDPAYVKLYGPRGVLKCTATNVDDPTITDARFGKVGKQKIEDTGALTKKRMETVDDETVAAAIDFIKRQNAAGKPFFVWWNGTRMHLRTHVRAEHRGKYTHGDSEYMDGMIEHDLTVGELLKVLDDLGIADNTLVVYSTDNGPHMNTWPDGGYTSFRSEKNTNWEGAFRVPCMVRWPGVIKPGQVTTEMMSHNDWFPTLVSIAGEPDIINKMLKGYKANGNTYKVHLDGYDQSAFLEGKTPKSARNEFFYSDDDGLLVGMRQGDYKYVFAEQRMAGTMGLWAEPFVKLRLQKIFNLYQDPYERADFTSNTYWDWVINHIGSVYGMNVEVMKFAATFKQFPPRSIPPSFSPVTIMEETLNEIKLQKTIQQDAASKKK; encoded by the coding sequence ATGAAACAAAGTAAACTTAAAATTGAATTTAGAAATTCGATAATGCTTTTTGCATTAGTATGTTTTTCAGTAATACAGGCACAGAATACAAAAAAACCTAATATTCTTATAATTTGGGGCGACGATATTGGTACTACAAATGTTAGCGCTTATAGTGATGGATTAATGGGCTATATGACCCCAAACATTGATCGTGTAGGTAATGAAGGAATACGTTTTTTACATTATTATGCAGAACAAAGCTGTACCGCAGGACGTGCTGCCTTAATTACAGGGCAACATGGTATTCGTACCGGATTGACTAAAGTTGGTTTTCCCGGAGCACCAATGGGAATGAGCCAATTAGACCCAACAATTGCCGGAGTACTTAAACAGTTAGGATATGCAACCGGGCAGTTTGGTAAAAACCATTTGGGAGATCGAAATGAAAGTTTGCCGACTGTAAATGGATTTGATGAATTTTTTGGAAATCTGTATCACTTAAACGCAGAAGAAGAACCGGAATTACCTGATTATCCAAAAGATCCCGCTTATGTAAAATTATATGGACCGCGAGGTGTATTAAAATGTACGGCTACAAATGTTGATGATCCTACAATAACAGATGCCCGTTTTGGAAAAGTTGGAAAACAAAAAATCGAAGATACCGGAGCTCTTACTAAAAAAAGAATGGAAACAGTAGATGATGAAACCGTTGCTGCTGCTATTGATTTTATTAAAAGACAAAATGCTGCGGGGAAACCTTTCTTTGTATGGTGGAATGGTACTCGTATGCACTTGAGAACACACGTAAGAGCAGAACATCGGGGCAAATACACACACGGAGACAGTGAATATATGGATGGAATGATCGAACATGATCTAACTGTTGGAGAACTTTTAAAGGTTTTAGATGATTTAGGAATTGCAGACAATACATTAGTTGTTTATTCTACAGATAATGGCCCTCATATGAATACATGGCCTGATGGTGGGTACACATCTTTCCGTTCAGAAAAAAACACCAACTGGGAAGGTGCATTTAGAGTTCCTTGTATGGTACGCTGGCCAGGCGTAATCAAACCAGGTCAGGTAACTACCGAAATGATGAGCCACAACGATTGGTTTCCTACTTTGGTGTCAATAGCCGGAGAACCGGATATCATAAATAAAATGTTGAAAGGCTATAAAGCAAACGGAAATACGTACAAAGTACATTTAGATGGCTATGACCAATCAGCATTTTTAGAAGGAAAAACACCAAAAAGTGCCAGAAATGAATTTTTCTATTCTGATGATGATGGATTGCTTGTAGGGATGCGTCAGGGAGATTATAAATACGTTTTTGCAGAACAGCGTATGGCAGGAACAATGGGATTGTGGGCAGAACCTTTTGTGAAACTGCGTTTGCAAAAAATATTCAATTTATATCAGGATCCTTATGAAAGAGCAGACTTTACTTCAAATACATATTGGGATTGGGTGATTAATCATATAGGTTCTGTGTATGGAATGAATGTCGAAGTAATGAAATTTGCCGCAACTTTTAAACAATTTCCTCCACGTTCTATACCGCCAAGCTTTTCACCTGTAACAATTATGGAAGAAACACTTAATGAAATTAAACTGCAAAAAACAATACAACAAGACGCAGCTTCAAAGAAAAAATAA
- a CDS encoding HAD family hydrolase, which translates to MYRKIYLLPLFLFLLVSCKKNEDATTVNPKDSTAVVANSADPLPSWNDGTLKNDIIAYVTKVTKKGSPDFIPVENRIATFDNDGTLWAEKPYVQELFAFYRVKKMVEAKPELAKKQPFKAVIEKDKTFFEKGGDKALIELVAATHTGMTEDEFEASAKEFFSGAKYPGKNVPIKQIRYQPQLELLNYLRANGFKTFIVTGGTIELVRAISNDFYGIPKEQVIGTSFKYKFDDAKNIVLREPALNQFNDKEGKPVGIQLHIGQRPVFACGNEGGAGDLAMLRYSQGSKYPSFQLIVNHNDASREYNYQEKDNLSLNTAAKYKYHIISIKDDWKKVFPDK; encoded by the coding sequence ATGTATAGAAAAATATATCTATTGCCTCTCTTTTTGTTTTTACTGGTTTCATGTAAAAAAAATGAAGATGCAACAACCGTAAATCCTAAAGACAGTACAGCTGTAGTTGCAAATAGCGCAGATCCGCTGCCAAGCTGGAACGACGGAACCCTAAAAAATGATATCATTGCTTATGTTACTAAAGTCACAAAAAAAGGAAGCCCTGATTTTATTCCGGTAGAAAACAGAATTGCCACTTTTGATAATGACGGAACACTTTGGGCTGAAAAACCCTATGTTCAGGAATTATTTGCTTTTTACCGCGTTAAAAAAATGGTAGAAGCCAAACCTGAATTAGCAAAAAAACAACCTTTTAAAGCTGTTATAGAAAAAGACAAAACTTTTTTTGAAAAAGGTGGTGATAAAGCTCTTATTGAATTGGTTGCCGCAACACATACCGGAATGACCGAAGATGAATTTGAAGCTTCGGCAAAAGAGTTCTTTTCCGGTGCCAAATATCCGGGCAAAAATGTTCCTATAAAACAAATCAGATACCAGCCACAATTGGAATTATTAAATTATTTACGTGCAAACGGATTCAAAACTTTTATTGTAACCGGAGGAACTATTGAGTTAGTACGTGCAATTTCAAATGATTTTTATGGCATCCCAAAAGAACAAGTGATAGGAACTTCTTTCAAATACAAATTTGATGATGCTAAAAATATCGTGTTAAGAGAACCAGCTTTAAATCAATTTAATGATAAAGAAGGAAAACCGGTTGGCATACAATTACACATTGGTCAAAGACCTGTTTTTGCCTGCGGAAACGAAGGCGGTGCCGGAGATCTTGCCATGTTGAGATATTCTCAGGGAAGCAAATATCCCTCTTTTCAATTAATTGTAAATCACAATGATGCTAGCAGAGAATACAATTATCAGGAAAAAGATAATCTTTCATTAAATACTGCAGCAAAATACAAATATCATATAATCAGCATAAAAGATGATTGGAAAAAAGTATTTCCGGACAAATAG
- a CDS encoding arylsulfatase gives MKTNFLSIKSANHAKIFGLLFCFLIAGIGYGQKSPNIIILLSDDTGWGDLGPYGGGEGRGAATPNFDRMAKEGIQFWSFYGQPSCTPGRAALITGRIPNRSGMTTVAFPGDGGGLPKEEWTLASLLKRKNYNTFFAGKWHLGEEDYSMPIAQGFDVMRNVTLYHLNAYTYADPDWNQDMPADIRATWAKGTKGALDGEAGKPYREVRKIDGKVIPFIDQYTEEESLKWLRENGKKDKPFFMEIAFAKNHQPNLPHPDFVGKSEGQNKYADCIVELDTRIGRIMDEVRKMGIAENTLIIYTVDNGTWQDVYPDCGYTPFRGTKGTVREGGSRIPTMAWWPGKIKPGTQNHDILGTLDFMATFAALSGQELPTVDRDGKPTIFDSYDMSPVLFGTGKSKRTMWFYFTEDELTPGAIRVGKFKAVFNLRGDGGMPTGGLAVDSNLGWKGAKSYVALAPQIFDLWADPQERYDLFMNNFTEKTWFLPTIQNIIGDFVKTYEKYPPHKVQSNLYPGPTTIQDFLMFKHVQEALKASSTAKKSSGG, from the coding sequence ATGAAAACAAACTTTCTATCAATTAAATCAGCCAATCATGCTAAGATTTTTGGCTTGCTTTTTTGCTTCCTTATAGCCGGTATCGGATATGGACAGAAAAGCCCAAACATTATTATTTTATTATCGGATGATACCGGATGGGGAGATTTGGGCCCTTATGGAGGTGGAGAAGGACGCGGTGCGGCAACTCCAAATTTTGATCGAATGGCAAAAGAAGGGATACAATTTTGGTCCTTTTACGGGCAGCCAAGCTGTACACCGGGAAGAGCAGCATTAATAACAGGAAGAATTCCAAATAGAAGCGGAATGACCACTGTAGCTTTCCCAGGAGATGGTGGTGGTTTGCCTAAAGAAGAGTGGACACTTGCATCCTTACTAAAACGTAAAAACTACAACACCTTTTTTGCCGGAAAATGGCATCTTGGAGAAGAAGATTATTCCATGCCAATTGCACAAGGTTTTGATGTGATGAGAAATGTAACCTTGTATCACTTAAATGCTTATACGTATGCGGATCCGGATTGGAATCAGGATATGCCGGCTGATATTAGGGCAACATGGGCAAAAGGAACAAAAGGAGCATTGGATGGCGAAGCAGGAAAACCATATAGAGAAGTTAGAAAAATTGATGGAAAAGTAATTCCGTTTATTGATCAGTATACAGAAGAGGAATCTTTAAAATGGCTGAGAGAAAATGGTAAAAAAGACAAACCATTTTTTATGGAAATAGCATTTGCAAAAAATCACCAGCCTAATTTACCGCATCCTGATTTTGTTGGTAAATCAGAAGGTCAAAATAAATACGCTGATTGTATCGTAGAATTAGACACCAGAATTGGTCGTATTATGGATGAGGTTCGTAAAATGGGAATTGCAGAAAACACCTTAATTATTTACACAGTAGATAATGGTACATGGCAAGATGTATATCCAGATTGCGGTTATACCCCTTTTAGAGGAACAAAAGGAACTGTTCGTGAAGGAGGAAGCCGAATTCCAACAATGGCTTGGTGGCCGGGGAAAATTAAACCCGGAACTCAAAATCATGATATTTTAGGAACACTTGACTTTATGGCAACATTTGCAGCTTTATCCGGTCAGGAATTACCAACAGTTGACAGAGATGGTAAACCAACAATTTTTGATAGTTACGATATGTCGCCGGTTTTATTTGGCACCGGAAAATCAAAAAGAACAATGTGGTTTTATTTTACAGAAGACGAATTAACTCCTGGAGCAATTCGAGTAGGGAAATTTAAAGCAGTATTTAATTTACGTGGAGACGGCGGTATGCCAACCGGTGGTTTGGCAGTAGATTCAAATTTAGGATGGAAAGGCGCTAAAAGTTATGTAGCCCTGGCTCCGCAAATATTTGATTTATGGGCAGATCCGCAAGAACGATATGATTTGTTCATGAACAACTTTACAGAGAAAACCTGGTTCCTGCCTACGATTCAAAATATTATAGGAGACTTTGTTAAAACATACGAGAAATATCCGCCACATAAAGTACAGAGTAACTTATATCCCGGCCCTACCACTATTCAGGATTTCCTGATGTTTAAACATGTACAAGAAGCTTTAAAAGCAAGTTCTACTGCGAAAAAAAGTAGTGGAGGCTGA
- a CDS encoding DUF1254 domain-containing protein: MRSKILSIAIIILLVGCTSSTKKNETTTVTDTTQTTTFKPVDFEEQLVYNRAVEAVIWGMPAVNSELMHESLLKAKGDYNQIIYWSGLISSKNQTLTPNPDVIYINPLYDTRKGPVVLEIPPVEGISSLTGSLDDGWQTAIEDIGPAGVDKGKGGKYLILPPNYKEPIPLGYIPMPSSTYTGFAILRSNITDGSANDIKRAVEYGKKVKIYPLSEADNPPPTTFIDLIDTPFSNTIPYNLHFFEILNQFVQREDWLTRDMAMIDQLKSIGIEKGKTFQADTRRQEILNAAIKDAQRWIDTKYEKIFTPPFYEGTNWALPASADVVKSLPTNYTLPNLYPVDERAISYSIAYFSAKHLGTGQFYLMTTKDDQKQSFDGSKLYKLHIPAKVPVKLYWSVTAYDRETHALILGMKYSSRASTSPGLQKNTDGSVDIYFGKKAPEGKQSNWVPTNPKGKFELLARFYGPEKGFFEKSWKLGDVEEVK, encoded by the coding sequence ATGAGATCAAAAATTTTATCAATTGCTATAATCATTTTGTTAGTCGGATGCACAAGTTCAACGAAAAAAAACGAAACAACAACGGTTACAGATACCACACAAACCACAACATTTAAACCGGTAGATTTCGAAGAACAATTAGTATACAATCGTGCCGTTGAAGCTGTTATTTGGGGAATGCCTGCAGTTAATTCAGAATTAATGCACGAAAGTTTATTAAAAGCAAAAGGAGATTATAATCAAATAATTTATTGGTCAGGATTGATTAGTTCAAAAAATCAAACACTGACGCCAAATCCCGATGTGATTTATATAAATCCGTTATATGATACAAGAAAAGGTCCGGTTGTTCTCGAAATTCCGCCCGTAGAAGGCATTTCATCCTTAACAGGCAGTTTAGATGATGGCTGGCAAACGGCCATTGAAGATATTGGTCCGGCAGGAGTTGACAAAGGAAAAGGAGGAAAATACCTTATTTTACCGCCCAATTATAAAGAGCCAATTCCACTGGGATATATTCCGATGCCGTCCTCAACTTATACCGGATTTGCAATTCTGCGCTCCAATATTACAGACGGAAGTGCAAATGATATTAAGAGAGCTGTTGAATACGGAAAAAAAGTAAAAATATATCCGCTTTCTGAAGCCGATAATCCGCCGCCAACGACATTTATCGATTTAATTGATACACCGTTTAGCAATACCATTCCGTATAACCTGCATTTTTTTGAAATACTAAACCAATTTGTACAAAGAGAAGACTGGTTAACGCGTGATATGGCAATGATTGATCAGTTAAAATCAATAGGTATAGAAAAAGGAAAAACTTTTCAGGCAGATACCAGAAGACAAGAAATTTTAAATGCGGCAATTAAAGATGCACAAAGATGGATTGATACAAAGTATGAAAAAATTTTTACACCTCCTTTTTATGAAGGAACAAATTGGGCATTACCGGCATCAGCGGATGTTGTTAAAAGTCTTCCTACCAATTACACACTTCCAAATCTTTATCCTGTAGACGAACGAGCCATAAGTTATTCGATTGCCTATTTTAGTGCGAAGCATTTAGGAACCGGACAATTTTATCTCATGACGACCAAAGATGATCAGAAGCAGTCTTTTGATGGTTCAAAACTATATAAACTTCATATTCCTGCCAAAGTTCCCGTAAAATTATATTGGTCTGTAACCGCTTATGATCGCGAAACACACGCTCTTATTCTTGGGATGAAATACTCCAGTCGTGCCTCAACATCGCCTGGGCTTCAAAAAAATACTGATGGTTCAGTAGATATTTATTTTGGAAAAAAAGCTCCTGAAGGAAAACAATCAAATTGGGTTCCGACCAATCCGAAAGGAAAATTTGAATTACTCGCACGCTTCTATGGTCCTGAAAAAGGATTTTTTGAAAAAAGCTGGAAGCTGGGAGATGTTGAAGAAGTAAAGTAA